Below is a genomic region from Candidatus Margulisiibacteriota bacterium.
ACCTGCAGGCGGTGATCTTTGACCAGCGAGTACGGGTGAAAAACGTAAGAGCGGATCTGGCTGCCCCAGGCAATGTCTTTTTGTTCGCCTTGAATTTCGGAAATTTTTTCTTTGTGCTGGGCTTCTTTGAGCGTCAGTAGTCTGGCTTGTAGCACCCGCATTGCGGTGTCGCGGTTTTGGATCTGCGAGCGGCGGTTTTGACACTGCACAACTATACCGGTCGGCAGGTGGGTGATCCGCACCGCTGAATCCGTTTTATTGATATGCTGGCCACCCGCGCCGGAGGAGCGAAAAGTGTCAATGCGCAGATCGGCCGGATCGATCTCGACAGTCTCGTCCAGCTCAAGCTGCGGCACAACATCCACGCTGGCGAACGAAGTCTGCCGTTTGTCCTGCGCGTTAAACGGCGAAATGCGCACCAGACGGTGCACACCTTTTTCCGACTGAAGGCAGCCGTAAGCGTACCGGCCGGAGATCAATACCGTGGCGGATTTGAGGCCGGCCTCTTCACCAGGCGAGCAGTCGATAACCTCCGCCGCAAAACCTCTCTGCTCAGCAAAACGCAGGTACAGGCGCAAAAGCATTTCCGCCCAGTCCTGCGCGTCCGTGCCGCCCGCGCCGCTGTTGATGGAAAGGATCGCATTAGCCTGGTCATGTTCGCCGGAAAGTTTCAAACGCAGCTCAAATTCGTCAGTCTGGCGGCGCAG
It encodes:
- the prfB gene encoding peptide chain release factor 2, with product MRIFGAIFDLPRLQKELQELEAESADPALWQDQKKAQKTATELKNKQDLLEQIQSLERGHADAQAFYELAEAEKDDSAEAELSELIGALRRQTDEFELRLKLSGEHDQANAILSINSGAGGTDAQDWAEMLLRLYLRFAEQRGFAAEVIDCSPGEEAGLKSATVLISGRYAYGCLQSEKGVHRLVRISPFNAQDKRQTSFASVDVVPQLELDETVEIDPADLRIDTFRSSGAGGQHINKTDSAVRITHLPTGIVVQCQNRRSQIQNRDTAMRVLQARLLTLKEAQHKEKISEIQGEQKDIAWGSQIRSYVFHPYSLVKDHRLQVETANVQKVMNGDIMLFVEAYLQRKER